The DNA sequence GCCCAGCGATCCCGGCACCGAGGGCTTCACCCTCGACGACATGGCCGCGGACATCGCGGGCCTCATCGAGCACCTCGGCGCGGCCCCGTGCCGGGTCGTGGGCTTCTCCCTGGGCGGCATCATCGTCCAGGAACTGCTGCTCGCCCGGCCGGAACTCGTCCGGGCGGCCGTGCTGATGGCGACCAGCGGCCGGGCCGACACCTTCGCCACCGCCCAGGCGATCGCGGAGATGGACCTGGCCGACAGCGGGGTGAAACTCCCGCCCCGCTACGCCGCCTACGTCAACGCGCTACAGAGCCTGTCCCCGCAGACCCTGGGCGACGAACAGCGGCTCCGCGACTGGCTCGACATCTTCGAGCTCTCCGCCGTCGACCTGGCCTCCGTCCGTGGCCAGCTCGGCCTGCAACTCATCCCCAACCGGCTGCCGGCGTACGCGGCCATCCGCTGCCCGTGCCTGGTGCTGAGCTTCCAGCACGACCTGATCGTGCGGCCGCAGCTCACCCGCGAGGTCGCCGACGCCATCCCCGGCGCCCGCCACACCGAGATCCCCGGCTGCGGACACTACGGCTACCTGGAGAAACCGGCCGCGGTGAACGCCGCGCTCATCGACTTCCTCACCGCGCCCCTCGCCGATGGGACACCGGCCCGGACCCATGAGCGGGCGGGTGCGGAAAGCCGACCGTGAAGACGAGGCCACCCTCCGGGCGGGCCTCGACGCCGAGGGTGGCGTCGTGCGCGACCGCGATGGCCTGCACGATCGACAGCCCCAGACCGAGGCCGTCCCGGTTCGTCCGGGGGTCGCCGAGCCGCTGGAACGGCTGGAACATCTGGTCCACCGCGCCCGGCGGCACCACCGGACCGGAGTTGGCCACCGTCAGCACCGCCCGGCCGGACCCCTCCGCCACGGCCACCTCCACCCAGCCGTGCGGCTCGTTGTGCCGCAGTGCGTTGTCCACCAGATTGACCACGAGCCGCTCGGCCAGCGGCCGGTGGCCCGCCGCGACCGCGGCCGACGGCGAGCAGCGCAGGGTGACCAGCCACCGCTCCGCGTCCGCCCGGCGCGCGGTGACGACCTCCTGCGCGAGCCGGCCCAGGTCGAACGGCCGGCGCACCTCGATGCCCGCGTTGCCGCGGGCCAGCGTGAGCAGCGCCTCGATCAGCCGCTCCTGCTGGGCGCCCGCGGCGAGAATCCGCTCATGCGCCGCGCGCAGCGACGCCACGTCCGCGTCGGGATCCGACAGGGCGAGCTGCCCCAGCGTCCGCTGCCGGGCGAGCGGGGTGCGCAACTCGTGCGAGGCATTGGCGACGAACCGGCGCTGCGCCTCGAACGAGGACTCCAGCCGGCCGAGCAGACCGTCGAACGTGTCGCCCAGCTCCTTGAGCTCGTCGCTCGGGCCCTCGAGGGCCAGACGCCGGTGCAGACTCGTCGCCGAGATGTCCCGGGCCGCGGCGATGACCGTACGCAGCGGCCGCAGTATCCGCCCGGCGACCACCCAGCCCAGCGCGATCGAGATCATCGACATCAGCGCGAGCGCGATGGCGGACTGAACGAGGAGGTCGTGCAGCACGGCGTCCCGCTGAAGCTCCATGAGCTCCCGCGCCGGGCCCGGAAGGATGTCGCGGACACTCTCCCCACTGTGTCCCTGGGGCGGCGGCACCGGCGCGGCGGGCCCGGCGGTCTCGCCCTCCCGCGGACGACCGCCGCCCGGGGCGGGCTGGACCCCGGAGAGGGAGCCGTTGGCGTTGAGCACCAGCAGATACGTGACCGTCAGCAGCGCCGCCCCGGAGAGCAGGAACAGCGCCCCGTACAGCAGGGTCAGCTTCAGCCGGACCGTACGCCGCGGCAGCAGCGGACGCGCGAGCCGGCCGGTGAGCCGGGGAAGCGGCGGAGACATGAGCCGGCCGGTGAGCCGGGAGAGCGGCGGCATCGGCGGGCCTCAGATCCGGTAGCCGCGCTTGGCGACGGTCTCGATCACCGGCGGATCGCCCAGCTTGGCCCGCAGCCTGCTGATGGTGATCTTCACGGCGCTGGTGAACGGATCGGCGGCCTCGTCCCAGACCCGCTCCAGCAGCTCCTCCGCCGAGACGGCCCGGCCCTTGGCCGACAGCAGCAGCTCCAGCACACCGAACTCCTTGGGCGCCAGCTCCAGCGGCCGGCCCGCCCGGGTGGCCTTGCGGCGCGCCGTGTCCACCACGAGATCTCCGTGGCGCACCACCGGCGGCACGGCCGGATGCGCCCGCCGGGCCAGCGCCCCGATCCGGGCCACCAGCACCGGGAAGTCGAACGGCTTGGCCAGATAGTCGTCGGCCCCCAGATTCAGCCCGTCGACGAGATCCTCCGCCGAGGCGGCGGCGGTCAGCATCAGCACCCTGCTGCGGCAGCCCGACGTGATCAGCTCGGAACAGATCTCGTCGCCGTGCACCCCGGGCAGATCCCGGTCCAGCACGATCACGTCGTAGTCACTGAGCAGAGCGCGCTCCAGACCGCTCTCCCCGTCGTACGCCACGTCGACGGCCATCTGCGCCCGCCGTAAGCCGACCGCCACCGCCTGCGCCATTTCCTGGTCGTCCTCCACCACGAGCACGCGCACTCGCTCCCCCTCCTCGGTCCGTCCAACCGGCCATGACCACACCACTTGGACAACGAGATCCAGAATGCGC is a window from the Streptomyces luomodiensis genome containing:
- a CDS encoding alpha/beta fold hydrolase, yielding MPVHRINGIQLHYEEHGTGDPVVMVTGTGAPGRMWRTHQVPALKAAGFKVITVDNRGIPPSDPGTEGFTLDDMAADIAGLIEHLGAAPCRVVGFSLGGIIVQELLLARPELVRAAVLMATSGRADTFATAQAIAEMDLADSGVKLPPRYAAYVNALQSLSPQTLGDEQRLRDWLDIFELSAVDLASVRGQLGLQLIPNRLPAYAAIRCPCLVLSFQHDLIVRPQLTREVADAIPGARHTEIPGCGHYGYLEKPAAVNAALIDFLTAPLADGTPARTHERAGAESRP
- a CDS encoding sensor histidine kinase; amino-acid sequence: MSPPLPRLTGRLARPLLPRRTVRLKLTLLYGALFLLSGAALLTVTYLLVLNANGSLSGVQPAPGGGRPREGETAGPAAPVPPPQGHSGESVRDILPGPARELMELQRDAVLHDLLVQSAIALALMSMISIALGWVVAGRILRPLRTVIAAARDISATSLHRRLALEGPSDELKELGDTFDGLLGRLESSFEAQRRFVANASHELRTPLARQRTLGQLALSDPDADVASLRAAHERILAAGAQQERLIEALLTLARGNAGIEVRRPFDLGRLAQEVVTARRADAERWLVTLRCSPSAAVAAGHRPLAERLVVNLVDNALRHNEPHGWVEVAVAEGSGRAVLTVANSGPVVPPGAVDQMFQPFQRLGDPRTNRDGLGLGLSIVQAIAVAHDATLGVEARPEGGLVFTVGFPHPPAHGSGPVSHRRGAR
- a CDS encoding response regulator transcription factor, with translation MRVLVVEDDQEMAQAVAVGLRRAQMAVDVAYDGESGLERALLSDYDVIVLDRDLPGVHGDEICSELITSGCRSRVLMLTAAASAEDLVDGLNLGADDYLAKPFDFPVLVARIGALARRAHPAVPPVVRHGDLVVDTARRKATRAGRPLELAPKEFGVLELLLSAKGRAVSAEELLERVWDEAADPFTSAVKITISRLRAKLGDPPVIETVAKRGYRI